A genomic segment from Sulfitobacter mediterraneus encodes:
- the rplA gene encoding 50S ribosomal protein L1, which yields MAKVGKRTRAAREAFAGKEDLTVEEAVALIKANSNVKFDETVEIAMNLGVDPRHADQMVRGVVGLPNGTGKTMRVAVFARGPKAEEATAAGADIVGAEDLMEIVQSGKIDFDRCIATPDMMPIVGRLGKVLGPRNLMPNPKVGTVTMDVADAVKAAKGGEVQFKAEKGGVVHAGVGKASFGEEQLAENIRAFVGAVAKAKPSGSKGTYLKKINLSSTMGPGVSVAVENAAGE from the coding sequence ATGGCAAAAGTAGGAAAACGCACCCGCGCCGCACGCGAAGCATTCGCCGGCAAAGAAGACCTGACAGTTGAAGAAGCCGTAGCGCTGATCAAAGCCAACTCCAACGTCAAATTCGACGAAACTGTCGAGATTGCAATGAACCTCGGTGTTGACCCACGCCACGCTGACCAGATGGTCCGCGGTGTGGTTGGCCTGCCAAACGGCACCGGCAAAACCATGCGCGTTGCGGTTTTTGCACGCGGTCCAAAAGCAGAAGAAGCGACAGCGGCCGGAGCCGACATCGTGGGCGCCGAGGATCTGATGGAAATCGTACAATCCGGCAAGATCGACTTTGATCGCTGCATCGCGACACCAGACATGATGCCAATCGTTGGCCGTCTGGGCAAAGTGCTTGGCCCACGTAACCTGATGCCGAACCCGAAAGTTGGCACAGTGACCATGGACGTTGCGGACGCTGTAAAAGCGGCCAAAGGTGGCGAAGTTCAGTTCAAAGCGGAAAAAGGTGGCGTAGTGCACGCAGGTGTTGGCAAAGCATCCTTCGGCGAAGAGCAACTGGCTGAAAACATCCGTGCCTTTGTTGGCGCGGTTGCCAAGGCCAAGCCATCGGGGTCCAAGGGGACATACCTGAAAAAGATCAACCTGAGCTCCACAATGGGTCCAGGCGTATCTGTGGCTGTTGAAAACGCCGCTGGCGAATAA
- the rpoB gene encoding DNA-directed RNA polymerase subunit beta, which translates to MAQTFLGQKRLRKYYGKIREVLEMPNLIEVQKSSYDLFLNSGDAETPTDGEGIMGVFQSVFPIKDFNETSVLEYVKYELEKPKYDVEECQQRDMTYSAPLKVTLRLIVFDIDEDTGAKSVKDIKEQDVFMGDMPLMTPNGTFIVNGTERVIVSQMHRSPGVFFDHDKGKTHSSGKLLFACRIIPYRGSWLDFEFDAKDIVFARIDRRRKLPVTTLLYALGLDQESIMDAYYDTVTYKLKKNKGWVAPFFPERVRGTRPTYDIVDAKTGEVLFEAGKKVTPRAVKKLIDEGAVKELLLPFDHIVGKFAAKDIINEENGAIYVEAGDELTLEYDKDGDLIGGTAKELIDAGITEIPLLDIDNVNVGPYMRNTMANDKNMNRDTALMDIYRVMRPGEPPTVEAASALFDTLFFDSERYDLSAVGRVKMNMRLDLDAEDTQRTLRREDIVACIKALVDLRDGRGDIDDIDHLGNRRVRSVGELMENQYRVGLLRMERAIKERMSSVEIDTVMPQDLINAKPAAAAVREFFGSSQLSQFMDQTNPLSEVTHKRRLSALGPGGLTRERAGFEVRDVHPTHYGRMCPIETPEGPNIGLINSLATFARVNKYGFIETPYRVVKDSVVTDEVHYMSATEEMRHTVAQANANLDENMKFVNDLVSTRQSGDYTLAPSENVDLIDVSPKQLVSVAASLIPFLENDDANRALMGSNMQRQAVPLLQAEAPLVGTGIEEVVARDSGAAIMAKRGGIIDQVDAQRIVIRATEDLELGDAGVDIYRMRKFQRSNQNTCINQRPLVKVGDTVQKGQVVADGPSTDMGELALGKNVVVAFMPWNGYNYEDSILISERISRDDVFTSIHIEEFEVAARDTKLGPEEITRDIPNVGEEALRNLDEAGIVYIGADVEPGDILVGKITPKGESPMTPEEKLLRAIFGEKASDVRDTSLRVKPGDFGTVVEVRVFNRHGVEKDERALQIEREEVERLARDRDDELAILDRNIYARLKQMIMGKIAVKGPKGVKPNSQITEELLTEQLTRGQWWQLALEDEDDAKIVEALNEQYEIQKRALDARFEDKVEKVRRGDDLPPGVMKMVKVFVAVKRKLQPGDKMAGRHGNKGVISKVVPMEDMPFLADGTPVDFCLNPLGVPSRMNVGQILETHMGWAARGLGVNVDEALQEYKRSGDLTPVREAMSLAYGEDVYQEGITDMDEETLLEAAGNVTRGVPIATPVFDGAKELDVNDALIRAGFDTSGQSVLFDGRTGEQFARPVTVGVKYLLKLHHLVDDKIHARSTGPYSLVTQQPLGGKAQFGGQRFGEMEVWALEAYGAAYTLQEMLTVKSDDVAGRTKVYESIVKGEDNFEAGIPESFNVLVKEVRGLGLNMELLDAEEDE; encoded by the coding sequence ATGGCACAAACTTTTCTTGGCCAGAAACGTCTTCGTAAATATTACGGCAAAATCCGCGAAGTGCTGGAGATGCCAAATCTGATCGAGGTGCAGAAATCCTCGTATGATCTGTTCCTGAATTCCGGCGATGCCGAGACCCCCACCGATGGTGAGGGTATCATGGGCGTTTTCCAGTCGGTTTTCCCGATCAAGGACTTCAATGAAACCAGCGTCCTTGAATACGTCAAGTACGAGCTGGAAAAACCAAAGTACGACGTAGAAGAGTGCCAGCAGCGCGATATGACCTATTCGGCGCCGCTGAAAGTCACCCTGCGTCTGATCGTGTTTGATATCGATGAAGATACCGGCGCGAAATCCGTCAAGGACATCAAGGAACAAGACGTCTTTATGGGCGACATGCCTTTGATGACACCAAACGGTACGTTCATTGTGAACGGCACCGAGCGTGTGATCGTATCCCAGATGCACCGTTCGCCTGGCGTGTTCTTTGACCACGACAAGGGCAAAACCCACTCGTCCGGTAAACTTCTGTTTGCCTGCCGTATCATCCCATACCGCGGCAGCTGGCTCGACTTTGAATTCGACGCAAAAGATATCGTCTTTGCCCGGATCGACCGTCGCCGCAAACTGCCTGTGACAACCTTGCTTTATGCGCTGGGTCTGGATCAGGAAAGCATCATGGATGCTTACTACGACACGGTGACTTACAAGCTGAAGAAGAACAAAGGCTGGGTTGCGCCGTTCTTCCCTGAGCGTGTGCGGGGCACACGTCCGACTTATGACATCGTTGACGCGAAGACAGGCGAAGTTCTGTTTGAAGCGGGCAAGAAGGTCACGCCACGCGCGGTGAAAAAGCTGATCGACGAAGGCGCGGTCAAAGAGCTGCTTTTGCCGTTTGATCACATCGTTGGCAAATTTGCCGCCAAAGACATCATCAACGAAGAAAACGGCGCTATCTATGTCGAAGCCGGTGATGAACTAACGCTGGAATACGACAAAGACGGAGATCTGATTGGCGGCACAGCCAAAGAACTGATCGACGCGGGCATTACCGAGATCCCACTCTTGGACATCGACAACGTCAATGTCGGCCCCTACATGCGCAACACCATGGCGAACGACAAGAACATGAACCGCGACACCGCGCTCATGGACATTTACCGCGTCATGCGTCCGGGCGAGCCGCCCACCGTCGAAGCGGCATCTGCGCTGTTTGACACGTTGTTCTTCGATTCAGAACGGTATGATCTGTCGGCGGTTGGCCGTGTGAAAATGAACATGCGTCTGGATCTGGATGCAGAAGACACCCAACGCACACTGCGCCGCGAAGATATCGTGGCCTGCATCAAGGCGCTGGTGGATCTGCGCGACGGTCGCGGCGACATCGACGACATCGACCACCTTGGCAACCGCCGTGTGCGTTCTGTCGGTGAATTGATGGAAAACCAGTACCGCGTCGGCCTGCTGCGCATGGAACGTGCGATCAAAGAACGGATGTCCTCCGTCGAGATCGACACCGTGATGCCACAAGACCTGATCAACGCCAAACCGGCCGCGGCTGCGGTGCGTGAATTCTTCGGCTCCTCGCAGCTGTCGCAGTTCATGGACCAAACCAACCCGCTGTCCGAAGTGACGCACAAGCGTCGCCTGTCCGCGCTTGGACCTGGCGGTCTGACGCGCGAGCGTGCCGGCTTTGAAGTGCGTGACGTTCACCCGACCCACTATGGCCGGATGTGTCCGATTGAAACGCCGGAAGGGCCGAACATTGGTCTGATCAACTCGCTGGCGACCTTTGCCCGCGTGAACAAATACGGCTTTATTGAAACGCCATATCGTGTGGTGAAGGATAGCGTTGTGACCGATGAGGTTCACTACATGTCCGCCACCGAAGAGATGCGTCACACCGTGGCGCAGGCGAACGCGAACCTTGATGAAAACATGAAGTTCGTGAACGATCTGGTTTCTACACGTCAGTCCGGCGATTACACGCTGGCGCCATCGGAAAACGTGGATCTGATTGACGTATCGCCCAAGCAGTTGGTGTCGGTTGCGGCTTCTTTGATCCCGTTCCTTGAAAACGATGACGCCAACCGCGCCTTGATGGGTTCGAACATGCAACGTCAGGCTGTGCCGCTGCTGCAAGCAGAAGCGCCACTTGTCGGGACAGGTATCGAAGAGGTTGTGGCACGCGATTCCGGCGCTGCGATCATGGCCAAACGTGGCGGCATCATCGACCAGGTTGATGCACAGCGTATCGTGATCCGGGCCACCGAAGATCTTGAACTGGGCGATGCAGGGGTGGACATCTACCGCATGCGCAAGTTCCAGCGTTCGAACCAGAACACCTGCATCAACCAGCGACCGCTGGTGAAGGTGGGCGATACGGTTCAAAAAGGTCAGGTTGTGGCGGATGGTCCATCCACTGACATGGGTGAGTTGGCCCTTGGTAAGAACGTGGTCGTCGCGTTTATGCCTTGGAACGGCTACAACTACGAAGACTCCATCCTGATCTCCGAGCGGATTTCACGTGATGACGTCTTTACCTCGATCCATATCGAAGAGTTCGAGGTCGCCGCGCGTGACACCAAACTTGGGCCAGAAGAGATCACCCGCGACATTCCGAACGTCGGTGAAGAAGCGCTGCGCAACCTCGACGAGGCGGGCATCGTTTACATCGGCGCGGACGTTGAGCCGGGGGATATCCTGGTGGGCAAGATCACACCGAAGGGCGAAAGCCCGATGACACCGGAAGAAAAGCTTCTGCGTGCTATCTTTGGTGAGAAAGCCTCTGACGTGCGCGATACATCGTTGCGCGTGAAGCCCGGCGATTTCGGTACGGTTGTAGAAGTGCGCGTCTTTAACCGCCATGGTGTGGAAAAAGACGAACGCGCACTGCAGATCGAACGTGAAGAAGTCGAACGTCTGGCCCGTGACCGGGATGACGAATTGGCGATCCTTGACCGCAACATCTATGCCCGTCTCAAGCAGATGATCATGGGTAAGATTGCTGTAAAAGGCCCCAAGGGTGTCAAACCGAACAGCCAGATCACCGAAGAATTGCTGACAGAGCAACTGACCCGTGGTCAGTGGTGGCAGCTTGCGCTTGAGGATGAAGACGACGCCAAAATCGTCGAAGCCCTGAACGAGCAGTACGAGATCCAGAAACGGGCCTTGGATGCACGGTTCGAGGACAAGGTCGAGAAAGTGCGCCGCGGCGACGATCTGCCTCCGGGTGTGATGAAGATGGTCAAAGTCTTTGTCGCGGTGAAGCGCAAGCTTCAGCCAGGCGACAAGATGGCGGGCCGTCACGGGAACAAAGGTGTTATTTCCAAGGTTGTTCCAATGGAAGACATGCCGTTCCTTGCGGATGGTACACCGGTTGATTTCTGTTTGAACCCGCTTGGTGTTCCATCGCGTATGAACGTTGGTCAGATCCTTGAGACCCACATGGGTTGGGCCGCACGCGGTCTGGGTGTGAACGTTGATGAGGCGCTGCAGGAATACAAACGCTCCGGCGATTTGACCCCTGTGCGTGAGGCGATGAGCCTGGCCTATGGCGAGGATGTCTACCAAGAGGGCATCACCGACATGGACGAGGAAACTCTGCTGGAAGCGGCGGGCAATGTCACACGCGGCGTTCCGATTGCGACACCCGTATTTGATGGGGCCAAGGAGCTGGATGTCAACGATGCGCTGATCCGCGCCGGCTTTGACACATCTGGCCAGTCGGTTCTGTTTGATGGCCGCACGGGCGAGCAGTTTGCGCGTCCTGTGACCGTGGGTGTCAAATACCTGCTGAAGCTGCACCACCTTGTGGACGACAAAATCCACGCGCGTTCTACTGGTCCATACTCGCTGGTCACCCAGCAGCCATTGGGCGGTAAAGCGCAATTCGGTGGTCAGCGTTTCGGGGAAATGGAAGTCTGGGCTCTCGAAGCTTATGGCGCGGCCTATACCCTGCAGGAAATGCTCACCGTTAAGTCGGATGACGTGGCAGGCCGGACCAAGGTCTATGAAAGCATCGTCAAGGGCGAGGACAACTTCGAAGCGGGCATCCCAGAGAGCTTTAACGTTCTCGTCAAGGAAGTGCGCGGCCTCGGCCTGAATATGGAACTCCTGGATGCGGAGGAAGATGAGTGA
- a CDS encoding Crp/Fnr family transcriptional regulator, translating to MDLLSFLTQGNNPMARAAAAGFAADWKVGRVMAGALLCRQGEPDRGEYLLLNGKATLTIGDTEGGLVCVGLFDSPCVITPNLARTRDGDAFATLEIIEEALIAQMDTEALTERMLSNEEIRNWANAVLRQEIQRKADREWALASLGGAGRLAWFRTNYPEYENSFAHGLIASFLGMTPVSLSRLRKETRSGGD from the coding sequence ATGGACCTTCTTTCTTTTCTGACACAGGGCAACAACCCGATGGCCCGTGCGGCGGCAGCAGGATTTGCCGCCGATTGGAAGGTGGGCCGGGTAATGGCCGGAGCGCTGCTCTGCCGTCAGGGAGAGCCGGACAGGGGCGAATATCTGTTGCTGAACGGCAAAGCCACCCTGACGATTGGCGATACGGAGGGTGGGCTTGTCTGTGTCGGGCTTTTTGACAGCCCATGCGTGATCACGCCCAATCTGGCGCGGACCCGCGACGGCGATGCCTTCGCCACGCTGGAGATCATCGAAGAGGCGCTGATCGCACAGATGGACACTGAGGCCCTGACCGAGCGGATGCTGAGCAACGAAGAGATTCGCAATTGGGCCAATGCGGTGCTGCGACAGGAGATTCAGCGGAAGGCAGATCGCGAATGGGCGCTGGCTTCACTGGGCGGTGCGGGCCGTCTTGCGTGGTTTCGGACAAATTACCCGGAGTACGAAAACAGCTTTGCGCACGGGCTGATTGCGTCGTTTCTGGGTATGACGCCCGTCAGCCTGAGCCGATTGCGCAAGGAAACGCGATCCGGGGGCGATTAG
- the secE gene encoding preprotein translocase subunit SecE, with product MATTNPLQFIQQVRAEVAKVVWPTRREVMLTTVMVFILAALTAVFFAIVDIIIRSGLQGVLGMFG from the coding sequence ATGGCAACCACCAACCCTCTTCAGTTTATCCAGCAGGTGCGTGCTGAAGTTGCCAAGGTCGTTTGGCCAACCCGCCGCGAGGTGATGTTGACCACAGTGATGGTGTTTATCCTTGCGGCGCTGACGGCGGTGTTCTTTGCCATCGTCGATATCATCATCCGGAGCGGCCTTCAGGGCGTTCTTGGGATGTTTGGTTAA
- a CDS encoding CatB-related O-acetyltransferase, with translation MPDQDDLRPFPAPDTSHPVRLPDGSPHAGTVFLSAAVDHARFVVGDYTYASAFDPPEDWAARLAPYLFDFSPEQLHIGKFCQIADGVVFITSSANHRYDGISSYPFAIFGGGPIEDRPSMPGPGADTCIGNDVWIGQGARILPGANIGDGVIVGAGAVVAGRVPAYSIIGGNPARVLRQRFSQADAGRLQRIAWWDWPIDLILAHESLIMAGNVDALELVAPD, from the coding sequence ATGCCTGACCAAGACGACCTGCGCCCCTTTCCGGCGCCTGATACCTCTCATCCCGTTAGATTGCCCGATGGCAGCCCTCATGCGGGCACCGTATTTCTGAGTGCTGCGGTGGATCACGCTCGATTTGTGGTGGGGGATTACACTTACGCCAGTGCCTTTGACCCGCCAGAGGATTGGGCGGCGCGGCTGGCCCCTTATTTGTTCGACTTCAGCCCCGAGCAGCTTCACATCGGCAAGTTCTGTCAGATCGCGGACGGGGTCGTATTCATTACATCGTCGGCCAATCATCGCTATGACGGGATCTCAAGCTATCCTTTCGCGATATTCGGCGGTGGTCCGATTGAAGACCGGCCCTCGATGCCGGGACCGGGCGCGGACACATGCATTGGCAACGACGTTTGGATCGGTCAAGGCGCGCGCATATTGCCCGGCGCGAATATTGGTGATGGTGTGATTGTCGGTGCAGGGGCCGTGGTTGCCGGAAGGGTCCCAGCCTATTCCATCATTGGCGGCAACCCGGCGCGGGTTTTGCGCCAGCGTTTTTCGCAGGCAGATGCCGGGCGATTGCAACGGATCGCATGGTGGGATTGGCCCATTGATCTGATCCTCGCCCATGAGAGCCTGATCATGGCAGGGAATGTTGATGCGCTTGAGTTGGTTGCGCCTGACTGA
- a CDS encoding glycosyltransferase family 2 protein, producing MAMLTVGAILKEPLETTLRFVSWYLDAGADQIVLCFDDPLDPAIEILRDHPKVRCIRCTRSFWINLGCRPRTRFTRRQNRAMQYVYDGLTEGWFLNVDGDELAYVQGRNLRNLLAAQPDEVRSVTLRPAEAIQCPQTPHLQFRLAMSDEACGRVYGDLAPFMVKRRGLSGHTIGKTATRAGLVGFQMRQHFMQGPDGERVLDQVLGHGEGAYVLHFFDQGYDIWRSKLNWRLSSRGFRENFKDHLRACLNGPDTEERLREIYNRLHVFDEDRMGLLELLQSRLEVRLNMAGLVEDYFPGRLVRAA from the coding sequence ATGGCCATGCTGACGGTAGGGGCCATTTTGAAAGAACCGCTGGAGACCACGCTTCGGTTTGTGAGCTGGTATCTGGACGCGGGTGCCGATCAGATTGTGTTGTGTTTTGATGATCCGCTTGATCCGGCTATCGAGATCTTGCGTGATCATCCCAAGGTGCGCTGCATCCGCTGTACCCGTAGTTTCTGGATCAACCTTGGATGTCGTCCGCGCACGCGGTTCACGCGCCGTCAGAACCGCGCGATGCAATATGTGTATGACGGGCTGACCGAGGGCTGGTTCCTGAATGTGGACGGGGATGAACTGGCCTACGTGCAGGGGCGCAACCTTCGCAACCTGTTGGCCGCGCAACCCGATGAGGTCCGGTCGGTGACCCTGCGTCCTGCCGAGGCGATCCAATGCCCGCAAACGCCGCATTTGCAGTTCCGGCTTGCGATGTCGGATGAGGCTTGCGGGCGGGTCTATGGCGATCTGGCCCCCTTTATGGTCAAGCGCCGCGGGCTCAGCGGGCACACCATTGGCAAAACGGCAACGCGGGCCGGGCTTGTGGGATTTCAGATGCGTCAGCATTTCATGCAAGGCCCAGATGGGGAGCGTGTGCTGGATCAGGTGCTGGGGCATGGCGAGGGCGCCTATGTGCTGCACTTTTTTGATCAGGGCTATGATATCTGGCGCTCGAAACTAAACTGGCGGCTGAGCTCACGCGGATTTCGCGAGAACTTCAAAGACCATCTGCGTGCCTGCCTGAATGGACCAGACACCGAAGAGCGTTTGCGCGAGATCTATAACAGACTGCATGTGTTTGACGAGGATCGTATGGGTTTGCTAGAGCTATTGCAGTCACGTCTTGAGGTACGTCTGAACATGGCCGGATTGGTGGAAGACTACTTTCCCGGCCGGCTGGTTCGGGCAGCGTGA
- a CDS encoding aminotransferase, which produces MHIDPFGVEIWMNEWEFKCELNLAETCVESLTIEQLLALSGKNTADLSELLGLKMTYGEIRGSSRLIHAICALYRKQQTENVIVTHGTIGANMLVHKAMISRGDRVVAVVPTYQQHYSIPASIGADVQQLKLREEDGWLPDLKALRRLVTPQTRLIAINNPNNPTGALMDRAMLEEIAQIARQADAWLLCDEVYRGTDQEGGGMTDAVADIYEKGISTAGMSKAFSLAGLRLGWIAGPSEVIEAVSIHRDYDTISVGKIDDHFAALALENSDRILARSKQITRDNLAILEAWVEGEPKIAWVRPKSATVTLLRYDVDMPSEAFCIQLLKETGVLLTPGAAFGMEGYLRIGFANPQADLRSGLAKISEFLARL; this is translated from the coding sequence ATGCATATTGATCCATTCGGCGTAGAGATTTGGATGAACGAGTGGGAGTTCAAATGCGAACTGAACCTGGCTGAAACCTGTGTGGAAAGTCTGACAATCGAACAGTTGCTGGCTTTGTCCGGCAAGAACACGGCAGATCTGTCCGAGCTGCTTGGCCTCAAAATGACCTATGGCGAAATTCGTGGATCATCGCGGCTGATCCATGCGATTTGTGCTCTTTATCGCAAACAACAGACCGAAAACGTGATCGTGACCCATGGCACCATCGGGGCAAATATGCTGGTCCATAAGGCGATGATCAGCAGGGGCGACCGGGTTGTCGCTGTGGTGCCAACCTATCAACAGCATTATTCGATTCCTGCGAGCATAGGTGCAGATGTTCAACAGCTGAAGTTGCGTGAAGAGGATGGTTGGCTGCCGGATCTGAAAGCGCTCCGCCGTCTCGTCACACCGCAAACCCGGCTAATTGCCATCAACAATCCCAATAATCCAACCGGTGCTTTGATGGATCGCGCAATGCTGGAAGAGATCGCGCAAATCGCGCGGCAGGCCGATGCCTGGTTGCTGTGCGATGAGGTCTATCGCGGGACAGATCAAGAGGGCGGCGGCATGACGGATGCGGTTGCGGACATTTATGAAAAGGGCATCTCCACGGCGGGCATGTCCAAGGCGTTTTCCTTGGCCGGATTGCGTCTGGGATGGATCGCCGGACCAAGCGAGGTGATCGAAGCAGTGTCGATCCACCGCGACTACGACACGATCTCGGTGGGCAAGATTGACGACCATTTTGCGGCCTTGGCCTTGGAAAACAGCGATCGCATCTTGGCCCGCAGCAAGCAGATCACGCGGGACAATCTGGCCATCCTTGAGGCTTGGGTCGAAGGCGAGCCCAAGATCGCATGGGTTAGGCCAAAATCGGCCACCGTGACCCTGCTGCGCTATGATGTGGATATGCCGTCAGAGGCGTTTTGCATTCAGTTGCTGAAAGAAACAGGTGTGCTGTTGACCCCGGGGGCCGCTTTCGGGATGGAAGGTTATCTGCGGATCGGATTTGCCAATCCGCAGGCTGACCTTCGCTCAGGGCTGGCAAAAATCTCGGAATTTCTTGCGCGGCTTTAA
- the rplL gene encoding 50S ribosomal protein L7/L12, translating into MADLKKLAEEIVGLTLLEAQELKTILKDEYGIEPAAGGAVMMAGPADAGGAEEEKTEFDVVLKNAGASKINVIKEVRGITGLGLKEAKDLVEAGGKIKEGVDKAEAEDIKGKLEAAGAEVELA; encoded by the coding sequence ATGGCTGATCTGAAGAAACTGGCAGAAGAGATCGTTGGTCTGACACTGCTTGAAGCACAAGAACTGAAAACCATCCTCAAGGACGAGTACGGCATCGAGCCCGCAGCAGGCGGCGCAGTGATGATGGCTGGCCCTGCAGACGCCGGTGGCGCCGAGGAAGAGAAAACTGAATTTGACGTCGTTCTGAAGAACGCTGGCGCATCCAAGATCAACGTGATCAAGGAAGTTCGCGGCATCACCGGTCTGGGCCTGAAAGAAGCCAAAGATCTGGTTGAAGCCGGCGGCAAAATCAAAGAAGGCGTCGACAAAGCCGAAGCAGAAGACATCAAAGGCAAGCTGGAAGCAGCTGGCGCCGAAGTCGAGCTGGCCTAA
- the rplK gene encoding 50S ribosomal protein L11: MAKKLVGTMKLQIKAGQANPSPPVGPALGQRGINIMEFCKAFNAKTADMEPGAPCPTVISYFQDKSFTMDIKTPPASYYLKKAAKINSGAKTPSRETVGSVTPKQLREIAEAKMVDLSANDVEQAMKIILGSAKSMGIEVK; the protein is encoded by the coding sequence ATGGCCAAGAAACTCGTCGGTACGATGAAGTTGCAGATTAAGGCGGGGCAAGCCAACCCGTCCCCGCCCGTAGGTCCAGCATTGGGTCAGCGCGGCATCAACATCATGGAATTCTGTAAAGCGTTCAACGCGAAGACAGCGGACATGGAGCCAGGCGCCCCTTGCCCGACCGTGATCAGCTATTTCCAGGACAAGTCCTTTACCATGGACATCAAGACGCCTCCTGCGTCCTACTACCTGAAAAAAGCGGCCAAGATCAATTCTGGTGCAAAAACCCCGTCCCGTGAAACCGTTGGTTCGGTGACCCCCAAGCAGCTGCGTGAAATCGCCGAAGCGAAAATGGTCGACCTGAGCGCCAATGACGTTGAACAGGCTATGAAGATCATTCTGGGCTCTGCGAAGTCCATGGGCATCGAGGTCAAATAA
- the rplJ gene encoding 50S ribosomal protein L10, whose protein sequence is MDRAQKEQLVEELGQIFESSGVVVVAHYVGLTVAEMQDLRARARAAGGAVRVAKNRLAKIALDGKPCESISSLLTGMTVLTYSEDPVAAAKVAQEFAKENQKFVILGGAMGENALDVAGVEAVSKMPSREELISTIAGMLGAPASNIAGAIGAPASNIASILSTIEDKAA, encoded by the coding sequence GTGGATAGAGCACAAAAAGAACAGTTGGTCGAAGAGCTCGGCCAAATCTTTGAAAGCTCTGGCGTCGTTGTGGTAGCCCACTACGTCGGTCTGACAGTTGCTGAAATGCAGGACCTTCGCGCGCGTGCTCGTGCCGCTGGCGGGGCCGTGCGTGTTGCCAAGAACAGGCTCGCCAAAATCGCCCTCGACGGGAAGCCATGCGAAAGCATTTCTTCCTTGCTGACGGGTATGACCGTTCTGACCTATTCTGAGGATCCTGTGGCCGCGGCCAAGGTTGCTCAGGAGTTCGCCAAGGAGAACCAAAAGTTCGTGATCCTTGGTGGCGCAATGGGCGAGAACGCTCTGGACGTCGCCGGTGTTGAAGCCGTGTCCAAAATGCCTTCGCGGGAGGAGCTTATCTCCACCATCGCGGGCATGCTGGGCGCACCTGCTTCCAACATCGCCGGAGCCATTGGCGCACCTGCAAGCAATATCGCATCCATTTTGTCCACGATCGAGGACAAAGCTGCGTAA
- the nusG gene encoding transcription termination/antitermination protein NusG, whose product MAKRWYSVSVLSNFEKKIAEQIRTTAEEQGLSEQIDEVLVPTEEVIEVRRGKKVTTERRFMPGYVLVHMEMSDQGYHLINSINRVTGFLGPQGRPMPMRDAEVQAILGRVQEGEEAPRTLIHFEIGEKVKVADGPFEDFDGMIEEVDDDNQRLKVSVSIFGRETPVELEYTQVIKQT is encoded by the coding sequence ATGGCAAAACGGTGGTATTCGGTCAGTGTTCTTTCGAATTTCGAAAAGAAAATCGCAGAACAGATCCGCACAACTGCTGAGGAGCAGGGTCTGAGCGAGCAGATCGACGAAGTTTTGGTTCCGACCGAAGAAGTGATCGAAGTGCGCCGCGGCAAGAAGGTCACGACCGAGCGTCGCTTTATGCCCGGTTATGTTCTGGTTCACATGGAAATGTCCGACCAGGGCTATCACCTGATCAACTCCATCAACCGCGTCACTGGTTTTCTGGGTCCGCAGGGCCGCCCGATGCCAATGCGCGATGCCGAAGTGCAGGCCATCCTGGGCCGCGTTCAAGAAGGCGAAGAAGCGCCACGTACGCTTATTCACTTTGAGATCGGTGAGAAGGTCAAAGTGGCAGATGGTCCGTTTGAAGACTTCGACGGCATGATCGAAGAAGTTGACGACGACAACCAGCGTTTGAAAGTGTCCGTGTCTATCTTTGGTCGCGAAACACCGGTTGAGCTGGAATATACTCAGGTGATCAAGCAGACCTGA